From the Mycobacterium sp. DL592 genome, the window ACGCGGCACCGGAACATTCGGGCAGCGACGGTGTGGTCTCCGACGGCGGGTGCAGCATCAGCAGGGCGGGGGGCTGCCGGTCGGCGAAATGCCCTGGCGGAACGGCTGATTCGCCCACCACCGTGCCCTCGGCGAGCACCAGGCCGACGGTACCTGGCTGGGGTTTGTCGGGAAGCTCTTCCCGGACGCCGAAAATCGTTGTGGTGGAGAGCAATCCGGGCAATGACGCCACTCGCACCGCGACCATCAGGAGTTGCGCCCATTCCTTGGTCGAGTTCGGCCACCGGCCTGAGACGACAAAGCCCTTGAGGGCACCACGAGAATGAAAGGGGGCGACTTCAACTGCGGGCCCGGATCCTATATCCATCTCGCCTCCGCGACACTTCAGTACTTCTTCGTGCGACACGACAGCGGGTCGGTTCGGATCAGGATGAGGCACCGTGCGGTTGGCACGCAAGAGGACACGAGTGCTAACGGCGCGTGAACTGAATCTGTCGGGCCGGATCGCGGATTTCAGAACAGGACGATGAGGGCCAGAATCCCGAGCAGAACCAGCGCGATCAGTCCAGCGCGCATCGCGGCCATCATGTACGAGCGGTTGCATGTCGACGACGATGCGTACCACTGCGATGGCTGCGGAGTGGACCGCGGCCCCACTGACTGCGACGCCATCAAACCGTCCTGACCTGTGTGTTCAACTACCGCACTCGGTGAAATTTGTCACAGCACCAAGTGTGAGCGCGATCATAACCCCTCTTGTAGCCGGAGGAAAATCCGCCGGGCGAAGTGCCCGCGGGCCAAGGATCGCGGTGAGCAAAACACGCTGATTGGTCCGGCTTGTCAGTGGGTATTGAGTTGGTCAGCGCAGACGGCCCACATGGTGGTCGGCGTGTCGCGCGGCGCGTCGCGGTCCTACCCCGCGCACTTAGGGCACCAACGGATTTCGCTCGACCATGATCAACCTGTTGATCGCGCCTCTAAGTGGCCCCTTGGTTATCCACAAGCTGCTCACCTTCGCACGCCCGCATAGTGCGCTAAGTGGCACTATGCTCGCCCCGAGCCTTGTGGATAAACCTGTGGAAACTGTGGATAGCCCGAGGATTGCTGTGGCGGTGCAGCGGCCGAAGCGGCACTGCGTGCCAGAATCGGCGGCCAATCGACTGCGGAATCCGCAGGCAGTTCTTGGCTCGGGTCAAGCGGAGGCCATCACAGGTCGCTTCGCCACCGCGCGCCGCCGTCCTCGCTAGGCTGGTCCGGTGATTCAGGTGTGTTCCCAATGCGGGACGCGGTGGAATGTGCGCGACCGGCAGCGTGCCTGGTGCCCGCGCTGCAACGGTGCGCTGCTGGCACCGAGTACCCCGCCGGACCCGCGCTGGGATCCACGTGCGGCGACGCAGCCGCCGACACGCCCGCCGACACAGCAGGGCAACACGCCGCGTCTGCCCTCCGGATTCCGTTGGATCGCCGTCCGTCCCGGCCCGCCGCCACCGCCGCGGTGGCGACGCCGGCCGCTCGGCCCGACCCCACGCTATTTCACGATCCCGCGATGGGGCCTGTACGACCAGCTCGCGCCGCAGGCCGCCGACGAGCAGACCGCCGCCAGGCGTGGCCCCGCACCGACGACGATCCGGGCCGCGCTGCTGTCGGTCGCCACGATCTTCGGCCTGGCCGCCGCCGTCCACATCGTTCGTTACGTGCTGCTGCTGATCAACCGCACCTCGCTGCTGCCCCCACTCGTGGCCGGCGGCGCGCTGTGGCTGGGCGTGCTGGTCAGTCTCGCCGCGATCGTGGCGGTGATCCTGGCCGCGGTCGTCATGACGTCGTGGCTGATCGCCCGGCGGTCGGCGGTCTACCAGTTCCGCGGCCAGGAGGACCCCCGCCCGGCGTGGCAGTTGTGGGCCGGGTGCCTGGTGCCCGTCGTCAATCTGGTCTGGGCGCCCATCTTCGTGCTGGAACTCGCCCACGCCGAGGACTCACATGCCCGGCTGCGCCCACCGATCACCGCCTGGTGGATTGCATGGCTGTTCTCCACCGGCATCTCGATCTTCGGTATCGCGACGAGCTTCACGACAGAGCCGCAGGGCATCGCGGACAACACCGTCACGGTGATCATCGCCTACCTGGTCGGGCTCGCCACCGTCGTGCTGCTGTGGCGGGTGTTCGACGGTTTCGTCCGCAAGCCGGTCGAGCGGCCCCTGCACCGATGGGTGATCGTCGCCGACGACCAGCCCGCCCCCACCGAATCCGCCGCTGCGGTTGAGTCGGACCGACAGGAACCGGCAGCATAGGGCTATGACGACGGCCGACGGCGCCATCGGCGGGCACCCTTTCGTGGTCGCCCACCGGGGTGCGTCGGCCGATCGCCCCGAGCACACCCTGGCCGCCTACGAGTTGGCGCTGCAGGAAGGTGCCGACGGTGTCGAGTGCGATGTCCGGCTGACCCGCGACGGTCACCTGGTCTGTGTCCACGACCGTCGCGTCGATCGCACCTCGACCGGGAGCGGCCTGGTCAGCGAGATGACGCTGGCCGAGTTGAAGCGGCTGGACTGGGGCGCCTGGCACAGCAGCTGGCGCGCCGACGGCAGCCTCGGGGACACCGGCCTGCTCACCCTCGACGACCTGGTTCGTCTGGTCCTGGACTGGAACCGGCCGGTCAAGCTCTTCATCGAGACCAAGCACCCGGTGCGCTACGGCGCACTGGTGGAGAGCAAGGTGCTGGCCCTGCTGCACCGCTACGGCATCGCCGCACCGCTGTCGGCGGACCTGTCGCGCGCCGTGGTGATGTCGTTCTCGGCCGCCGCGGTGTGGCGCATCCGCAGGGCGGCGCCTCTGCTGCCGACGGTGCTGCTCGGTGAGACGTCGCGTTACCTGGGCGGCAGCGCCGCCACCACCGTCGGTGCCACCGCCGTCGGCCCCTCGATCGCCACCTTGCGGGAGCATCCCGAGCTCGTCGACCGGGCAGCGGCGCAGGGCCGTGCGATGTACTGCTGGACCGTCGACCACTACGAGGACGTCGGCTACTGCCGCGACCTCGGTGTCGGCTGGATCGCGACGAACCACCCGGGCCGTACGAAGGCCTGGCTGCAGAACGGGCTGACCGTCCCGGGCCCCGACTAGGGCTGGGCGTCGAGGACCTGCTGCGGGATCGCCGCGTCGGTGCGCAGCGCGTCGAACAACTGTTGCGCGGCAGCGGAATCCCACACCACGACCGAACCGGACTCGTTGCCGGTGAACTCGCCGATCGGCACCGTCAGCGTCGTCGTCGACCCGTGCAGTGCCCACCCCAGCCGGGCCAGATCCCAGACGTGGTCGCCGTCGTCGACGGTCAGTGACGCCACCGCGGCGTGCGGTACCGAATACCAGCGCCACGGGTTGAGCCACACCGCCGGGCTGGTGGCCCGATGCAGCAGGGCGGACATGAACTCGCGCTGGTGGATCATTCGGTCCAGGTCGGCGCGCGGGGTGGCCCGGCTGCGGACGTAGCCGAGCGCGTTGCGACCGTCGAGCGTCTGACAGCCGCCCGGCAGCTCGATACCGGCCAGCGGGTCGCTGATCGGCTCGGCGGGGCACACCTGCACGCCACCGAGGGCGTCGACCAGGCTCGCGAACCCGCCGAAGCCGACTTCGGCGTAGTGGTCGAGATGCAGCCCGGTGGCCTGCTCGACGGTCTGTGCCAACAGTGGCGCCCCGCCCTCGGCGAAGGCGGCGTTGATCTTGTCCTGGCCGTAGCCGGGGATCTGGACGTAGGAGTCGCGCGGGATCGACACCATCGTGGTGGGCGCTGCCGACCCCAGCGCGGGGATGTGCACCACCAGGATGGTGTCGGTGCGGCCGTTACCGAGGTCGCCGCCGGTGGCCAGTTCGGCTTGTTGTTCGGGGGTCAGCCCTTCGCGGCTGTCGGAGCCGACGAGCAGCCAGGTGGTCCCCGCGCCGGCCGCGGGCCGGTCGGTGTAGGCACTGAACACCGGGATGTGACGCAGGGTCGAGTTGATCCACACCGCCGTCCCCACCAGTGCGGTGACCGCTACCAGCAGCAGCACCGTNNNNNNNNNNNNNNNNNNNNNNNNNNNNNNNNNNNNNNNNNNNNNNNNNNNNNNNNNNNNNNNNNNNNNNNNNNNNNNNNNNNNNNNNNNNNNNNNNNNNGCGGCGGTGGCGGCGCGGGCCGTGGGATGGGCGTGGTGGGCTGATCCGGCACGGGCCGGTTCGGCCAGTCGTCGCTCACCGCTGTCAATTTACGTGGCTGGTCTACTTCAACCAGCCAAGCTGGCCGGCCAACAGGGCGTAGCCGACGAATGCGACGGTGTCGATGACGCCGTGGGCGATGACCAGCGGCCACAGCCGCCCGGTGCGGGTCCAGGTGTAGCCGAACACCAGACCCATCACGAGATTGCCGAGTCCTGCGCCGAAGCCCTGGTAGAGGTGGTAGGTCCCGCGCAGCACGCTGGTGGCCAGGATCGCCCGGTTCTCGGTCAGGCCCAGTTGCTTGAGCCGCGTGATGAGGTAGCCGACGACCACGACTTCCTCGGCGAATCCGTTGGCGAACGCAGCCAGGATCAGGACCGGGATGCGCCACCAGCTGCTGTGCAGTGCTGAGGGCTCCACCTCGGCGTTCATCCCCAGCCAGCGCGCCGCGAGGTAGAACAGCAGCCCCGGTATACCGATCAGGGCGGCCAGACCGAGGCCGCCGAGAACGTCGGCGCGCCAGCGCAGCCTGCCGAGCCCGAGCCGGGCCGGGGTGATGCCCCCGCGCCACAGCAGATACAGGGCCAGCGCTCCCCAGGCGACGAGCTGGGCGATCGTCGCGAGGTTCAGTCCGAGGTTGATCAGGTCGTAGCGGGACAGGTTCTCGTTGAGCCGGACCCGGCGCCCAGCCAGACCCGACAGCACCGCGTCAATCAGTTGCAGGACCGCGATCGCCGCGCTCACCCCGAAGCTGACGGCCAGCATGACGCCGACCTCGATCTTGAGCCCCCGCCGCCGGCTCTCGTCCGATTCGTCGGGGGGCGCGCTCACCCCGTCACGGTAACGGCCCTAGATGCGGCGTGCCCTCAGCCCGTTGCCGAACGGGCAGCCCATCAGGAGGCGGATCGCCCGCCCCAGCCCGCCGACGTCGTGCACCGGAGCGGGAAACGGCAGGCGCACGTCGTGGTCGCCGTCGGCGCTTTCCACCCGCAGCCGCACGCCGTACCGGTCCAGGCCGAGGGGGCGGACCTGGCCGCGGCGCAACGGCGCGGGCAACTTGCCTGCCAGCCGGGCGAGTACCTCGGGATGGTCGTTGTCCAGGTGCTGCAGCCACGCCGCCTCGAACT encodes:
- a CDS encoding peptidase, with product MDIGSGPAVEVAPFHSRGALKGFVVSGRWPNSTKEWAQLLMVAVRVASLPGLLSTTTIFGVREELPDKPQPGTVGLVLAEGTVVGESAVPPGHFADRQPPALLMLHPPSETTPSLPECSGAASGCVLLPGLPHLGLEHRAAWVEAESDGTITSMVSRVGVDPISHPDTAILAMLLAA
- a CDS encoding glycerophosphodiester phosphodiesterase, coding for MTTADGAIGGHPFVVAHRGASADRPEHTLAAYELALQEGADGVECDVRLTRDGHLVCVHDRRVDRTSTGSGLVSEMTLAELKRLDWGAWHSSWRADGSLGDTGLLTLDDLVRLVLDWNRPVKLFIETKHPVRYGALVESKVLALLHRYGIAAPLSADLSRAVVMSFSAAAVWRIRRAAPLLPTVLLGETSRYLGGSAATTVGATAVGPSIATLREHPELVDRAAAQGRAMYCWTVDHYEDVGYCRDLGVGWIATNHPGRTKAWLQNGLTVPGPD
- a CDS encoding LCP family protein, translating into MLLLVAVTALVGTAVWINSTLRHIPVFSAYTDRPAAGAGTTWLLVGSDSREGLTPEQQAELATGGDLGNGRTDTILVVHIPALGSAAPTTMVSIPRDSYVQIPGYGQDKINAAFAEGGAPLLAQTVEQATGLHLDHYAEVGFGGFASLVDALGGVQVCPAEPISDPLAGIELPGGCQTLDGRNALGYVRSRATPRADLDRMIHQREFMSALLHRATSPAVWLNPWRWYSVPHAAVASLTVDDGDHVWDLARLGWALHGSTTTLTVPIGEFTGNESGSVVVWDSAAAQQLFDALRTDAAIPQQVLDAQP
- a CDS encoding CPBP family intramembrane glutamic endopeptidase, which gives rise to MSAPPDESDESRRRGLKIEVGVMLAVSFGVSAAIAVLQLIDAVLSGLAGRRVRLNENLSRYDLINLGLNLATIAQLVAWGALALYLLWRGGITPARLGLGRLRWRADVLGGLGLAALIGIPGLLFYLAARWLGMNAEVEPSALHSSWWRIPVLILAAFANGFAEEVVVVGYLITRLKQLGLTENRAILATSVLRGTYHLYQGFGAGLGNLVMGLVFGYTWTRTGRLWPLVIAHGVIDTVAFVGYALLAGQLGWLK
- a CDS encoding DUF4328 domain-containing protein, whose translation is MIQVCSQCGTRWNVRDRQRAWCPRCNGALLAPSTPPDPRWDPRAATQPPTRPPTQQGNTPRLPSGFRWIAVRPGPPPPPRWRRRPLGPTPRYFTIPRWGLYDQLAPQAADEQTAARRGPAPTTIRAALLSVATIFGLAAAVHIVRYVLLLINRTSLLPPLVAGGALWLGVLVSLAAIVAVILAAVVMTSWLIARRSAVYQFRGQEDPRPAWQLWAGCLVPVVNLVWAPIFVLELAHAEDSHARLRPPITAWWIAWLFSTGISIFGIATSFTTEPQGIADNTVTVIIAYLVGLATVVLLWRVFDGFVRKPVERPLHRWVIVADDQPAPTESAAAVESDRQEPAA